The following proteins are co-located in the Pan troglodytes isolate AG18354 chromosome 5, NHGRI_mPanTro3-v2.0_pri, whole genome shotgun sequence genome:
- the DPPA5 gene encoding developmental pluripotency-associated 5 protein isoform X3, whose amino-acid sequence MGTLPARRHIPPWVKVPEDLKDPEVFQVQTRLLKAIFGPDGSRIPYIEQVSKAMLELKALESSDLTEVVVYGSYLYKLRTKWMLQSMAEWHRQRQERGMLKLAEAMNALELGPWMK is encoded by the exons ATGGGAACTCTCCCGGCACGTAGACATATCCCGCCGTGGGTGAAAGTTCCCGAAGACCTGAAAGATCCAGAGGTGTTCCAGGTCCAGACGCGGCTGCTGAAAGCCATTTTCG GCCCGGACGGATCTCGAATCCCTTACATCGAGCAGGTGAGCAAGGCCATGCTCGAGCTGAAGGCTCTGGAGTCTTCAGACCTCACCGAGGTCGTGGTTTACGGCTCCTATTTGTACAAGCTCCGGACCAAGTGGATGCTCCAGTCCATGGCTGAGTGGCACCGCCAGCGCCAGGAGCGAG GGATGCTCAAACTTGCCGAAGCCATGAATGCCCTCGAACTAGGCCCTTGGATGAAGTGA
- the DPPA5 gene encoding developmental pluripotency-associated 5 protein isoform X2, which translates to MGTLPARRHIPPWVKVPEDLKDPEVFQVQTRLLKAIFGECAQYWRAAPARESQPARGSHLFSPTGPDGSRIPYIEQVSKAMLELKALESSDLTEVVVYGSYLYKLRTKWMLQSMAEWHRQRQERGMLKLAEAMNALELGPWMK; encoded by the exons ATGGGAACTCTCCCGGCACGTAGACATATCCCGCCGTGGGTGAAAGTTCCCGAAGACCTGAAAGATCCAGAGGTGTTCCAGGTCCAGACGCGGCTGCTGAAAGCCATTTTCGGTGAGTGTGCCCAGTACTGGCGGGCTGCCCCGGCTCGGGAGTCTCAGCCGGCTCGGGGATCTCATCTCTTTTCCCCAACAGGCCCGGACGGATCTCGAATCCCTTACATCGAGCAGGTGAGCAAGGCCATGCTCGAGCTGAAGGCTCTGGAGTCTTCAGACCTCACCGAGGTCGTGGTTTACGGCTCCTATTTGTACAAGCTCCGGACCAAGTGGATGCTCCAGTCCATGGCTGAGTGGCACCGCCAGCGCCAGGAGCGAG GGATGCTCAAACTTGCCGAAGCCATGAATGCCCTCGAACTAGGCCCTTGGATGAAGTGA
- the DPPA5 gene encoding developmental pluripotency-associated 5 protein isoform X1, translating to MGTLPARRHIPPWVKVPEDLKDPEVFQVQTRLLKAIFGPDGSRIPYIEQVSKAMLELKALESSDLTEVVVYGSYLYKLRTKWMLQSMAEWHRQRQERGERPRDWVRGTQARGGRFAPLLQPSPLSPLLLAASTLGVTRGALGIWAFPRPLWEWGPQSAGRRSWRPRGETMVKGGWCWTHWAGLSELSQPSPRPLQFLGECSNGPSSLGFQGSGPNSQAQNAWIRSPRNEP from the exons ATGGGAACTCTCCCGGCACGTAGACATATCCCGCCGTGGGTGAAAGTTCCCGAAGACCTGAAAGATCCAGAGGTGTTCCAGGTCCAGACGCGGCTGCTGAAAGCCATTTTCG GCCCGGACGGATCTCGAATCCCTTACATCGAGCAGGTGAGCAAGGCCATGCTCGAGCTGAAGGCTCTGGAGTCTTCAGACCTCACCGAGGTCGTGGTTTACGGCTCCTATTTGTACAAGCTCCGGACCAAGTGGATGCTCCAGTCCATGGCTGAGTGGCACCGCCAGCGCCAGGAGCGAGGTGAGAGGCCCAGAGACTGGGTACGCGGAACACAGGCTCGCGGGGGCCGCTTCGCGCCTCTCCTCCagccctctcctctttctcctctcttgctCGCTGCCAGCACCTTGGGCGTCACCAGGGGTGCCCTTGGCATCTGGGCCTTCCCAAGACCCCTTTGGGAATGGGGGCCCCAGAGTGCCGGCCGTCGGTCTTGGAGACCCAGGGGTGAGACTATGGTGAAAGGCGGCTGGTGCTGGACCCACTGGGCAGGGTTATCTGAGCTATCTCAACCGTCTCCCCGCCCCCTTCAGTTTCTTGGAGAATGTTCGAATGGGCCGAGTAGTCTCGGGTTCCAAGGTTCTGGGCCTAACTCTCAGGCCCAGAACGCCTGGATCAGAAGTCCCAGAAACGAACCCTGA